A stretch of Pirellulales bacterium DNA encodes these proteins:
- the atpG gene encoding ATP synthase F1 subunit gamma gives MANPRALDKRRKSIKNIRKITRTMELIATARFKKAMDRASAATAYTNRITQLVRDLATTGLEVSHPLLESRDEPKNATMLLLTANRGLCGGFNGNLIRAGLRAWADLQAGVPNCRLEIAGKRGIAGFRFRGNVPDEEFTHFHDRPAFDEVDVIAERYLQNYVAGRLDKLVVVYMKFESISRQSVAIETLLPLGSLAGETSESAGASQYEFLPSPASILEEVVPTSFKVKLFKCFLDSAVSEQIARMTAMKSATENADELIKHLSMQYNRARQGRITSELMDLIGGVEALN, from the coding sequence ATGGCCAACCCTCGGGCGCTCGACAAGCGGCGCAAGTCCATCAAGAACATCCGCAAGATCACGCGGACGATGGAATTGATCGCCACTGCGCGGTTCAAGAAGGCGATGGACCGCGCCAGCGCGGCTACGGCGTACACGAACCGCATCACGCAGTTGGTGCGCGATTTGGCGACGACGGGGCTGGAGGTCTCGCACCCGCTGCTTGAGTCGCGCGACGAACCCAAGAACGCCACGATGCTGCTGCTCACGGCCAATCGCGGTCTGTGCGGCGGGTTCAACGGCAACCTGATCCGGGCCGGGCTGCGAGCGTGGGCTGACTTGCAGGCCGGCGTTCCCAACTGCCGGCTGGAAATCGCCGGCAAGCGGGGCATCGCCGGTTTCCGCTTCCGCGGCAACGTTCCCGACGAGGAATTCACCCACTTCCACGATCGGCCCGCGTTCGACGAGGTCGACGTCATCGCCGAGCGCTACCTGCAAAATTACGTCGCCGGCCGACTCGACAAGCTGGTCGTCGTGTACATGAAGTTCGAGTCGATCTCGCGGCAGTCGGTCGCGATCGAAACGCTGCTTCCGTTGGGGTCGCTCGCCGGGGAAACGAGCGAGTCGGCCGGCGCCTCGCAGTACGAGTTTCTGCCCTCGCCGGCGAGCATTTTGGAAGAGGTCGTGCCGACCAGCTTCAAGGTGAAGCTGTTCAAGTGCTTCCTCGATTCGGCCGTAAGCGAACAGATCGCCCGCATGACGGCGATGAAGAGCGCGACCGAAAACGCCGACGAGTTGATCAAGCACCTCAGCATGCAATACAACCGCGCCCGCCAAGGCCGGATCACGTCCGAACTGATGGACCTGATCGGCGGCGTCGAGGCGCTGAATTAG
- the atpA gene encoding F0F1 ATP synthase subunit alpha, with the protein MKFNSDEIASVIQKEIEQYAAQIDVREVGRVLEVGDGIAQVYGLSGVMAGEMVEFANGTIGLAFNLEENSVGIIILGDYLQINEGEEVRSTGKLLSVPVGDALLGRVVDPLGNPLDGKGPIVTADRRDVEVIATGVAERQPVCEPLQTGIKAIDAMTPIGRGQRELIIGDRKTGKTAIALDAIINQKSSGVKCFYVAVGQKESTVAAVVEKLRESGAMDYTTVIVSGASAPAPLQYVAPYAGTAMAEHYMFNGGHALIVYDDLSKQAVAYRQLSLLMRRPPGREAFPGDVFYCHSRLLERSAKLSDALGGGSLTSLPVIETLEGEVSAYIPTNVISITDGQIYLQPDLFFAGIKPAMNVGISVSRVGGAAQIKAMKKVAGGLRLDLAAFRELEAFAQLGTELDPATQARLDRGYRMVELLKQGQYRPMNVIDQVLMIYAGTRGFLDKVAIDRVQEWEEKFLQFMHDQKSEVVKEIADKKDLSDDLIESIKKSIEEFNKQHDFLPQEAAVGA; encoded by the coding sequence ATGAAGTTCAACAGCGACGAAATCGCCTCAGTCATTCAAAAAGAGATTGAGCAGTACGCCGCGCAGATCGACGTCCGCGAAGTGGGCCGCGTCCTGGAAGTGGGCGACGGCATCGCCCAGGTCTACGGACTGTCGGGGGTCATGGCGGGCGAAATGGTCGAGTTCGCCAACGGCACGATCGGGTTGGCGTTCAACCTGGAAGAGAACTCGGTCGGCATCATCATCCTGGGCGACTACCTGCAGATCAACGAAGGGGAAGAGGTCCGCAGCACCGGCAAGCTGCTCAGCGTGCCGGTCGGCGACGCACTGCTCGGCCGGGTCGTCGATCCGCTGGGCAACCCGCTCGACGGCAAGGGGCCGATCGTCACCGCCGATCGCCGCGACGTCGAGGTGATCGCCACCGGGGTCGCCGAACGCCAACCGGTGTGCGAACCGCTGCAGACCGGCATCAAGGCGATCGACGCGATGACCCCCATCGGCCGCGGCCAGCGCGAGCTGATCATCGGCGACCGCAAGACCGGCAAGACGGCCATCGCGCTCGACGCGATCATCAATCAGAAGTCCTCGGGCGTGAAGTGCTTCTACGTCGCGGTCGGGCAGAAGGAGTCGACGGTCGCCGCGGTCGTCGAAAAGCTGCGCGAGTCGGGGGCGATGGATTACACGACCGTCATCGTCTCGGGCGCCAGCGCCCCGGCCCCGCTGCAGTACGTGGCCCCGTACGCCGGCACGGCCATGGCCGAGCACTACATGTTCAACGGCGGGCACGCCCTGATCGTGTACGACGATCTCAGCAAGCAAGCCGTGGCTTACCGGCAGTTGTCGCTGCTCATGCGTCGTCCTCCGGGTCGCGAGGCGTTCCCCGGCGACGTGTTCTACTGCCACAGCCGGTTGCTCGAGCGTTCGGCCAAGCTCAGCGACGCTCTCGGCGGCGGTTCGCTCACCTCGCTGCCGGTGATCGAGACCCTGGAAGGGGAAGTTTCGGCCTACATTCCCACGAACGTCATTTCGATCACGGACGGTCAGATTTATCTGCAGCCGGACTTGTTCTTCGCGGGCATCAAGCCGGCGATGAACGTCGGCATCTCGGTCTCGCGGGTGGGCGGCGCCGCCCAGATCAAGGCGATGAAGAAGGTCGCCGGCGGTTTGCGGCTCGACCTCGCCGCGTTCCGCGAACTCGAGGCGTTCGCCCAACTCGGAACGGAGCTTGACCCCGCGACGCAGGCTCGGCTTGACCGCGGTTATCGCATGGTCGAACTGTTGAAGCAGGGCCAGTACCGCCCGATGAACGTCATCGACCAGGTGTTGATGATCTATGCGGGAACCCGCGGGTTCCTCGACAAGGTGGCGATCGATCGGGTGCAGGAGTGGGAGGAGAAATTCCTGCAATTCATGCACGACCAGAAGTCGGAGGTCGTCAAGGAGATCGCCGACAAGAAGGATCTGAGCGACGACCTGATCGAATCGATCAAGAAGTCGATCGAGGAGTTCAACAAGCAGCACGACTTCCTTCCGCAGGAAGCCGCCGTCGGCGCGTAG
- the atpH gene encoding ATP synthase F1 subunit delta, protein MTKAASQGEPHHDTVFDVDLERLAGVYAHAALDAAGDLAGQGALVEELQSLLVDVLDRQPQFEELFRSGLVSEDEKTAMIDRVFRGRGSQTLLSMLKVMAAHGRLGILRNVIKAARDLWHVRSGRLRVELTTASPVESSLESELLGSLRALLGAEPEVTRRVNPDLLAGFVVRVGDRVYDASARNRLELARQDMIDRAVEAIHTRPQTFVSP, encoded by the coding sequence ATGACGAAGGCCGCTTCCCAAGGCGAACCGCACCACGACACCGTGTTCGACGTCGATCTCGAGCGTCTTGCGGGCGTTTACGCCCACGCGGCGCTCGATGCGGCGGGCGATCTTGCGGGGCAGGGGGCGTTGGTCGAGGAATTGCAAAGCCTGCTGGTCGACGTGCTCGATCGGCAACCGCAGTTCGAGGAGTTGTTCCGCTCGGGGCTCGTCTCCGAGGACGAAAAGACCGCGATGATCGACCGCGTGTTCCGCGGCCGCGGATCGCAAACCCTGCTCAGCATGCTCAAGGTCATGGCGGCCCACGGGCGGCTGGGGATCCTGCGCAACGTGATCAAGGCGGCCCGGGACCTGTGGCACGTCCGCTCGGGCCGACTGCGGGTCGAACTGACGACCGCCTCGCCGGTCGAATCGAGCCTGGAATCGGAACTGTTGGGCTCGCTTCGGGCGCTGTTGGGCGCCGAGCCGGAGGTGACCCGCCGCGTGAATCCCGACCTGTTGGCCGGGTTCGTCGTGCGGGTCGGCGACCGCGTGTACGACGCCTCGGCCCGCAATCGGCTGGAACTGGCCCGTCAGGACATGATCGACCGCGCCGTCGAGGCGATCCACACCCGCCCGCAGACGTTCGTCTCGCCGTAA
- the atpF gene encoding F0F1 ATP synthase subunit B produces MLTRMGMVLQAFLAAAALVVGGAAPAVAASDHGGHAEAHDPGHGNAGASLESPAEFKTDLAVYTFAVFVLLLLILSATAWPKISAAMLERENRIAADLAAAAEKHEEAKRLLAAHEAKLASSADEVREMLEEARRDAETTKTQIVEEARAAAEQERNRAIRDIDVAKDQALKTLAERSANQAIELAGKVIGQAITPDRHAALIREGLAQLGKSSSN; encoded by the coding sequence GCGCTGGTCGTCGGCGGGGCCGCGCCGGCCGTTGCGGCCTCCGATCACGGCGGACACGCCGAGGCTCATGACCCGGGGCACGGCAACGCCGGCGCTTCGCTCGAAAGCCCTGCCGAGTTCAAGACGGATCTGGCCGTTTACACCTTCGCGGTGTTCGTGCTGCTGCTGTTGATCCTCTCGGCCACCGCTTGGCCGAAGATCTCGGCGGCGATGCTCGAGCGCGAGAATCGGATCGCCGCCGACTTGGCCGCCGCGGCCGAAAAGCACGAGGAGGCCAAGCGCCTGCTCGCCGCCCACGAGGCGAAGCTGGCCAGCTCGGCCGACGAGGTTCGGGAGATGCTCGAAGAGGCCCGCCGCGACGCCGAGACGACCAAGACCCAGATCGTCGAGGAAGCCCGAGCCGCGGCCGAGCAGGAGCGCAACCGCGCGATCCGCGACATCGACGTCGCCAAGGATCAGGCTCTCAAGACGCTCGCCGAGCGGAGCGCCAATCAGGCGATCGAGTTGGCGGGCAAGGTGATCGGCCAGGCGATCACCCCCGACCGTCACGCGGCGCTGATCCGCGAAGGACTCGCTCAGTTGGGCAAGTCGAGTTCCAACTGA